The following are from one region of the Prionailurus bengalensis isolate Pbe53 chromosome A2, Fcat_Pben_1.1_paternal_pri, whole genome shotgun sequence genome:
- the TICAM1 gene encoding TIR domain-containing adapter molecule 1, translated as MAHTGPSLSGAFDILGAAGQDKLLYLKHKLKTVHQGCRGADLLHAMVLLKLGQETEARISLEALRADAVARLVARRWAGVDSAEAPEEPPDLSWAIARVYHLLAEEKLCPAPVRDLAYQTALQTFSSRDDHRLAELQGEARDRCSWGVIRAPGSFQPLRSDRGCLPPSSVSPSGTRSLPRPIEGLSGWSRGCSLRSTSSPASLASNLEISQSPTMPLLSQHRGCRAPSKLREEPRAGPGPEPEPAPTGCQEPEEVSWPPSEEAVNPSPGDTAGPPSGVTAGPLLGESAGPSSEGPSLEDPSSGETAGPQMAPDSPGPRLPELVPDASATGQPDAPKALESGTRYPVECSHVLAAPASLPLPPKTTCPDKDQTPLSLPVEDTASQRTPSAPRTSAPRPSPSIPPSTCSAAWNPCPPPPELEPEQKFYNFVILHAGADEDIALRVRERLESLGVPDGATFCEDFQVPGRGHLRCLQDALDHSAFTLLLLTPNFDCHLGLHQAGQSLMNSLTRHECGDCVIPFLPLESSLEQLSPHTCSLLTSLVWLDERSQIFARKVANTFKPQRLRARRAHWRKEQDIRALQEQRQQLEGERQRVSALNAAYSAYFQSHSAWQAQMETLRVAFGSHMPFGTPGPLGAPPPFPSCPGHQPPPPAPPWLAGAPAPAPAFPQPPAPPQSPGLQPLIIHHAQMVQLGLNNHMWNQRGTQAPEDKTQGAE; from the coding sequence ATGGCCCACACGGGCCCGTCGCTCTCCGGCGCCTTCGACATTCTAGGTGCCGCAGGCCAGGACAAGCTCTTGTACCTTAAGCACAAGCTGAAGACGGTCCACCAGGGCTGCCGAGGGGCAGACCTCCTGCACGCCATGGTGCTTCTGAAGCTGGGCCAGGAGACGGAGGCCAGGATCTCCCTGGAAGCTCTGAGGGCGGACGCAGTGGCCCGGCTCGTGGCCCGCCGCTGGGCCGGCGTGGACAGCGCCGAGGCCCCGGAGGAGCCCCCAGACTTGTCCTGGGCCATTGCCCGGGTGTACCACCTGCTCGCCGAGGAGAAGCTGTGCCCGGCCCCTGTGCGGGACCTGGCCTACCAGACAGCCCTCCAGACGTTCAGCTCCAGGGACGACCACCGGCTGGCCGAGCTCCAGGGAGAGGCCCGGGACCGGTGCAGCTGGGGCGTCATCCGGGCCCCCGGGAGCTTCCAGCCCCTTCGCTCCGATCGGGGCTGCCTCCCGCCATCCTCGGTGTCCCCCTCGGGCACCCGCAGCCTTCCCAGGCCCATCGAGGGCCTTTCGGGCTGGAGCAGAGGGTGTTCTCTGAGATCCACCAGCAGCCCTGCCTCCCTCGCCAGCAACCTGGAAATTAGCCAGTCACCCACCATGCCTCTTCTCAGCCAGCACCGCGGCTGTCGTGCGCCCAGCAAGCTGCGTGAGGAGCCCCGGGCAGGCCCCGGGCCCGAACCTGAACCTGCCCCCACAGGCTGCCAGGAGCCTGAGGAAGTGAGCTGGCCACCATCCGAGGAGGCGGTCAACCCTTCACCTGGGGACACAGCCGGCCCTCCATCGGGGGTGACTGCCGGGCCCCTGCTGGGGGAGAGCGCTGGCCCCTCATCGGAGGGCCCCTCTTTGGAGGACCCCTCATCCGGAGAGACTGCCGGCCCCCAGATGGCACCAGACAGCCCGGGCCCTAGACTTCCTGAGCTGGTCCCAGATGCAAGCGCCACTGGCCAGCCCGACGCCCCCAAAGCTCTGGAAAGCGGCACCCGCTACCCGGTGGAGTGCAGCCACGTGCTGGCAGCCCCCGCATCTCTCCCCTTGCCCCCCAAAACCACTTGCCCTGACAAGGACCAGACCCCCCTCTCACTCCCTGTAGAAGATACCGCTTCCCAGAGGACCCCCTCGGCCCCGAGGACCTCCGCGCCCCGCCcttctccatccatccctccttccaCTTGCTCCGCCGCCTGGAAtccgtgccccccgccccccgagttGGAGCCAGAGCAGAAATTCTACAACTTTGTGATCCTGCACGCGGGGGCAGACGAGGACATTGCCCTGCGGGTCCGAGAGAGGCTGGAGAGCCTGGGCGTCCCCGATGGCGCCACCTTCTGCGAGGACTTCCAGGTGCCCGGGCGCGGCCACCTGCGCTGCCTGCAGGACGCCCTCGACCACTCAGCCTTCACCCTCCTGCTGCTTACCCCCAACTTCGACTGCCACCTGGGCCTGCACCAGGCGGGCCAGTCCCTGATGAACAGCCTCACGCGGCACGAGTGCGGGGACTGCGTGatccccttcctgcccctggaGAGCTCGCTGGAGCAGCTCAGCCCGCACACCTGCAGCCTGCTCACCAGCCTGGTGTGGCTGGACGAGCGCTCCCAGATCTTCGCCAGGAAGGTGGCCAACACCTTCAAGCCGCAGAGGCTGCGAGCCCGCAGGGCCCACTGGAGGAAGGAGCAGGACATCCGCGCCCTGCAGGAGCAGCGCCAGCAGCTGGAGGGCGAGCGGCAGCGCGTCTCGGCGCTGAACGCCGCCTACTCGGCCTATTTCCAGAGCCACTCGGCCTGGCAGGCGCAGATGGAGACGCTCCGGGTGGCCTTCGGGAGCCACATGCCCTTTGGGACTCCGGGGCCCCTGGGAGCGCCCCCGCCCTTTCCCTCCTGTCCGGGCCAccagccgccgccgcccgcgcccccgtGGCTGGCCGGCGCCCCGGCACCCGCGCCCGCCTTCCCGCAGCCCCCGGCGCCCCCTCAGAGCCCGGGGCTGCAGCCCCTCATCATCCACCACGCGCAGATGGTGCAGCTGGGCCTCAACAACCACATGTGGAACCAGAGAGGGACCCAGGCGCCCGAGGACAAGACGCAGGGCGCGGAGTGA
- the PLIN3 gene encoding perilipin-3 isoform X2 — MSGNGTEATVSSSPVTAEEPVQQPSVVDRVAGMPLISSTCNMVSAAYASTKESHPHVKTVCDAAEKGVKTLTAAAISGAQPLLSKLEPQITSASEYAHRGLDKLEENLPILQQQTEKVLADTKELVSSKVSGAREAVSNTVSSAKDTVATRVTEAVDVTRGAVRTGVDATKSVVASGVQSVMGSRVGQVVLSGVDTMLGKSEEWMDNHLPMTDAELARLATSLEGFDIASVQQQRQEQSYFVRLGSLSERLRQRAYAHSLGKLQLTRQRAQEALLHLAQALSLMETVKHGVDQKLVDGQEKLHQMWLSWNQKELRGTEENPAKPEVESQTLTMCRDIAQQLQNTCASLGSSIQGLPSHVKDQVQQARHQVEGLQATFSGVHSFQDLSSTILTQSREQVAKAREALDHMVEYVAQNTPIMWLVGPFAPGVAEKAPEEKK, encoded by the exons ATGTCTGGCAACGGGACAGAAGCCACCGTCAGCAGCAGCCCGGTGACAGCGGAAGAACCGGTacagcag CCGAGCGTGGTGGACCGCGTGGCCGGCATGCCCCTCATCAGCTCCACCTGCAACATGGTGTCGGCGGCCTACGCCTCCACCAAGGAGAGCCACCCCCACGTCAAGACCGTCTGCGACGCGGCCGAGAAAGGCGTGAAGACCCTCACGGCGGCCGCCATCAGCGGGGCGCAGCCCCTCCTCTCCAAGCTGGAGCCCCAGA TCACGTCAGCCAGTGAGTACGCCCACAGGGGGCTGGACAAGCTGGAGGAGAATCTGCCCATCCTGCAGCAGCAGACGGAGAAG GTTCTGGCAGACACCAAGGAGCTGGTCTCGTCCAAGGTCTCGGGGGCCCGAGAAGCCGTGTCCAACACCGTGTCCAGCGCCAAGGACACAGTGGCCACCCGAGTGACGGAGGCGGTCGATGTGACCCGAGGCGCTGTGCGGACTGGTGTGGATGCCACCAAGTCTGTGGTGGCCAGTGGCGTCCAGTCGGTCATGGGCTCCCGGGTGGGCCAGGTGGTGCTGAGCGGGGTGGACACGATGCTGGGCAAGTCCGAGGAATGGATGGACAACCACCTGCCCATGACGGACGCTGAGCTCG cCCGCCTCGCCACGTCCCTGGAGGGCTTCGACATCGCGTCGGTGCAGCAGCAGCGGCAGGAGCAGAGCTACTTCGTGCGTCTGGGCTCCCTCTCGGAGCGGCTGCGCCAGCGGGCCTACGCGCACTCTCTGGGCAAACTGCAGCTGACCCGGCAGCGGGCCCAGGAGGCCCTGCTCCACCTGGCACAGGCACTCAGCCTG atGGAAACCGTCAAGCACGGAGTCGATCAGAAGCTGGTGGACGGTCAGGAGAAACTGCACCAGATGTGGCTCAGCTGGAACCAGAAGGAGCTCCGGGGCACCGAGGAGAACCCAGCCAAACCAGAG GTGGAGTCCCAGACGCTTACCATGTGTCGCGACATTGCCCAGCAGCTGCAGAACACCTGTGCCTCGCTGGGCTCCAGCATCCAGGGGCTGCCCTCCCACGTGAAGGACCAGGTTCAGCAGGCTCGCCACCAGGTGGAGGGCCTCCAGGCCACCTTTTCTGGCGTCCATTCCTTCCAGGACCTGTCCAGCACTATCCTGACGCAGAGCCGAGAGCAGGTGGCCAAGGCCCGAGAGGCCCTTGACCACATGGTTGAGTACGTGGCCCAGAACACGCCCATCATGTGGCTGGTGGGACCCTTTGCCCCGGGAGTCGCTGAGAAGGCCCCAGAGGAGAAGAAATAG
- the PLIN3 gene encoding perilipin-3 isoform X1 gives MSGNGTEATVSSSPVTAEEPVQQPSVVDRVAGMPLISSTCNMVSAAYASTKESHPHVKTVCDAAEKGVKTLTAAAISGAQPLLSKLEPQITSASEYAHRGLDKLEENLPILQQQTEKVLADTKELVSSKVSGAREAVSNTVSSAKDTVATRVTEAVDVTRGAVRTGVDATKSVVASGVQSVMGSRVGQVVLSGVDTMLGKSEEWMDNHLPMTDAELARLATSLEGFDIASVQQQRQEQSYFVRLGSLSERLRQRAYAHSLGKLQLTRQRAQEALLHLAQALSLMETVKHGVDQKLVDGQEKLHQMWLSWNQKELRGTEENPAKPEQVESQTLTMCRDIAQQLQNTCASLGSSIQGLPSHVKDQVQQARHQVEGLQATFSGVHSFQDLSSTILTQSREQVAKAREALDHMVEYVAQNTPIMWLVGPFAPGVAEKAPEEKK, from the exons ATGTCTGGCAACGGGACAGAAGCCACCGTCAGCAGCAGCCCGGTGACAGCGGAAGAACCGGTacagcag CCGAGCGTGGTGGACCGCGTGGCCGGCATGCCCCTCATCAGCTCCACCTGCAACATGGTGTCGGCGGCCTACGCCTCCACCAAGGAGAGCCACCCCCACGTCAAGACCGTCTGCGACGCGGCCGAGAAAGGCGTGAAGACCCTCACGGCGGCCGCCATCAGCGGGGCGCAGCCCCTCCTCTCCAAGCTGGAGCCCCAGA TCACGTCAGCCAGTGAGTACGCCCACAGGGGGCTGGACAAGCTGGAGGAGAATCTGCCCATCCTGCAGCAGCAGACGGAGAAG GTTCTGGCAGACACCAAGGAGCTGGTCTCGTCCAAGGTCTCGGGGGCCCGAGAAGCCGTGTCCAACACCGTGTCCAGCGCCAAGGACACAGTGGCCACCCGAGTGACGGAGGCGGTCGATGTGACCCGAGGCGCTGTGCGGACTGGTGTGGATGCCACCAAGTCTGTGGTGGCCAGTGGCGTCCAGTCGGTCATGGGCTCCCGGGTGGGCCAGGTGGTGCTGAGCGGGGTGGACACGATGCTGGGCAAGTCCGAGGAATGGATGGACAACCACCTGCCCATGACGGACGCTGAGCTCG cCCGCCTCGCCACGTCCCTGGAGGGCTTCGACATCGCGTCGGTGCAGCAGCAGCGGCAGGAGCAGAGCTACTTCGTGCGTCTGGGCTCCCTCTCGGAGCGGCTGCGCCAGCGGGCCTACGCGCACTCTCTGGGCAAACTGCAGCTGACCCGGCAGCGGGCCCAGGAGGCCCTGCTCCACCTGGCACAGGCACTCAGCCTG atGGAAACCGTCAAGCACGGAGTCGATCAGAAGCTGGTGGACGGTCAGGAGAAACTGCACCAGATGTGGCTCAGCTGGAACCAGAAGGAGCTCCGGGGCACCGAGGAGAACCCAGCCAAACCAGAG CAGGTGGAGTCCCAGACGCTTACCATGTGTCGCGACATTGCCCAGCAGCTGCAGAACACCTGTGCCTCGCTGGGCTCCAGCATCCAGGGGCTGCCCTCCCACGTGAAGGACCAGGTTCAGCAGGCTCGCCACCAGGTGGAGGGCCTCCAGGCCACCTTTTCTGGCGTCCATTCCTTCCAGGACCTGTCCAGCACTATCCTGACGCAGAGCCGAGAGCAGGTGGCCAAGGCCCGAGAGGCCCTTGACCACATGGTTGAGTACGTGGCCCAGAACACGCCCATCATGTGGCTGGTGGGACCCTTTGCCCCGGGAGTCGCTGAGAAGGCCCCAGAGGAGAAGAAATAG